The following is a genomic window from Anopheles aquasalis chromosome 3, idAnoAquaMG_Q_19, whole genome shotgun sequence.
GGTACAGGGAAACTAAAACGTGTTGAAGATAATATTTCGCTATCATATGCCTACTTTAATCGATGCTGCAGGACGGAAGCTGATCGAAGGATACCATCTGCTGTACCAGTTACCATGGACGACTGTACTAGATGTTTGGTTAAAGATCTCCATCGGGGCTTTTATCGCTTTTGCCATGGAAGTGAGCGAGTTTATGGTACTCACCAGCACCTCTAGTCTAACGCTCTCCGTAGCGGGTATCTTCAAGGTGAGTGCAACTATCTCTATTTCATCAAATTGAAACCCAAAAGACGTTACCGGGATTGTGCTCGGAAGTTTGTGCACACTGTTGGCagaatttattggaaaaaagaaagaggcTGGGATTCACTGTGGTGTTTCCTGCGCTGTAGAAGCTGGCGGaggggctgctgttgctgttgctgcgccaCCATCGTTGCGCAGTCCCCGAATGCTTATGTCGTATACGATCTCCTCGATTTTCTTGACATCGTACTTGAGCGCATCGAATCGCTTGCGCAGCGAATCGTTCTTCAAATTGAGCAGCCGGAAGCCCGAGTTGAGGTCGGCAACGAACTTGGAAATGGTCAGAGGCTTCTCGAAGTCACCCAAAATGACCGAATTGACGGCGTAGCGACTCTGCAAAGGAATGTACCGGGCGATTAGAGTTGGGGAAAGGCAGTGAAAAAGGGGACAGTGATTGTATGCTTACCAGCTCCGAAGCAAGCTGCAGCACTCCCATCAGATAGTCTTCGATGTCGAGATGAAAACCATCCTGCTGCTCAACACATACTGCAAAGAAAAGCGGAAGAAAACGCGAACTTAACCCTCATGCCGTCGTGTCCACCTCATCTCCGACACTTACGGCCCAATATTTCTGCCGCCGTATCACGGCTGACGAGAAATCCCTTCTCCAGATAAACGGTGAGCGCAATGAGGAAAACGATGCGCTGCGTCATGTAGTGCCAGTGGTCATTGTAGCGATAGTACTGTCCGATCGGGATCAGGGTCGCCAGCTTCACGTATCCGGCCCGGCAGACCTCGAAGTGTGTCCGCGCCGTAGCACAGGCGGCCGGCACATcggcgatgctgctgtggaTAACCTGCAAAGCAATGGCCGCCTCCTTTGCGGCCTGATCGATGTCGCGTACAATGTCCCGAATTTCCTGTGAAAGATTCAGAGGCGTCAGATTCATGTTTATTTTTCatgccggcaccaccggcaccgagcgtGCATGTTTCTGGTTATCCGGGTCGTTTGGCTTACCGTACGCAGTTCCTGCTCCTTGGACAGGTACTCGTTGAAGTTGTCGAAAATCCCTTTCACGACCGAATTCTGCATTTTGCAAGCGTGTGAATTATTAACTccgaagaaatggaagaattTGTTCCGTTGTTTTGCGAAAGCCAGCCAAAATcgtgaagaggaggaagaagatggcGCCGCCAATTGTTTTGACAGCGCCGGTCAGTTTAGCTGGGCGCACGTTCAGGAGTCGAAGCGTGGTTTAAATTTGAATTACAACGGATGTACCTCGTGTTTCTTTGCAGGAAATTTGTCAGCTCGTGCTGGCCGTGGAGCTGAACGATGAGCATCTGAGCACGGTGAATGTTCTCGGATTGGTGATGTGCCTGGGCGGTATCTGTTGCCACGTGGTGCACAAATTCCTAACATATCGCGCTGAAACCAGTGCCGAGTTGCCCTCACCGTTGGATAAGGCTAGCGGATACAGCGAGGACcaggacgaaga
Proteins encoded in this region:
- the LOC126576200 gene encoding translin, coding for MQNSVVKGIFDNFNEYLSKEQELRTEIRDIVRDIDQAAKEAAIALQVIHSSIADVPAACATARTHFEVCRAGYVKLATLIPIGQYYRYNDHWHYMTQRIVFLIALTVYLEKGFLVSRDTAAEILGLCVEQQDGFHLDIEDYLMGVLQLASELSRYAVNSVILGDFEKPLTISKFVADLNSGFRLLNLKNDSLRKRFDALKYDVKKIEEIVYDISIRGLRNDGGAATATAAPPPASTAQETPQ